The genomic window GTTTCCATGAAGCCACGCACCCTGACCATGCGACGCGGGCTGCTGGCCGCAGCCATCACCGCGATCGGTGCCGCGCTGCCCGGCGCGGGCACCGCCGTCCTCGCGGCCCCGGCCGCCACCGGCGCCTCGGACCCGTGCGCGGCCAGCGAAGTGGCCCGCACCATCGGCACGGTCGCCAAGCAGGCCGGTGACTACCTGGATTCACACCAAGAGACCAACCAGGTGATGACCAACGCGCTGCAGCAGCAGCCCGGCCCCCAGTCCCTGGGCTCGATCAAGAACTACCTCGACGCCAACCCCAAGGTCGCCAGTGACCTGCAGGGACTGGCCAGCCCGTTGAACAAGCTGGGGACGCAGTGCAAGCTGCCGATCTCGCTGCCTCAGGCGCTGGGCATGGTGCAGGCGGCGCAGAACGGCGGCGGACTGCCCAACCTGCCGGCGCTGGCGCCCGGCGCGACCAGCCCGCTGCCCGGTGGCGCGCCGGCGGGCACCGCCCCGCTGCCCGGCGTGACGCTGCCGCCCGGCCAGAGCATGCCCGGCGCCGCAGCGCCGGTAGCGGGAGCCCCCGCGGCTACCGCCCCGATTCCGGGGGCGGTTCACTAAGCGGGACTATCGCCGCCACAGATCTGGGTGCTCAGGCGATGCGCATACCCGGGTCGGTGGGCGGGTCGTCGCCGTCGGCAGCGGTGGACTTTTCGGTGCGGAAGACGAAGAAGAACACCACCCAGCCGATCGCGGCGATGAACAGCCAGCTGATCAGCCGGTAGATGAGCATTGCCGAGATGGCGTTGGGCAACGCCATGCCGCTGGACACCAGGCCGGGCACCAGGACGGCCTCCACGACCAGCAGACCGCCCGGCATCAGCGGAATGGTGCCCACGGCGCGCGCGGCCGCGTAGGCGACGGTCAGCCCGGCCAACGAGGCGTGGTCGCCGGCGGCGTAGGCGGCGCAGGCCAGGCAGCCGACGTCGGCGATCCAGTTGAACAGCGACCAGCTGAACGCCACCGCCAGATCGCGCCGGCTCAGGCTGACCGACTCGAGCTGGGCGAGGATCTCCCGCCACTTCTCCAGGCCGGTGTCGGCCGGCTTGCCGCGCACGGAGTTGAACCAGGACAAGACCCGGCAGCCGATGCCTTCGAGCAGCTCCGGTCGCGAGGCCACCGCCTGGGCCAGCAGCAGCAGCGCGACGAACCCGCCCAGCGTGAACAGCAGCGAGAACGGGTTGTTCTTGGCGCCCAGAAAGAACGCGCCGCCCAGCCCGAGCAGCGCCAACCCGACCGCCTGCAGCACTCCGGACATCACCAGCTGCCAGGACGCCACCACCGTCGAGGCGCCCCAAATGCGTTGTTGGCGAAGCAAAAACGTCGCCGACAACACCGGCCCGCCGGGCAGCGTGGTGCTCAGTGAATTGGCCGCGTAGAAGGCGGCCTCGGAGCGCAGTTGCTTGACGTGCACGCCGGCGGAGCGCAGCAGCGTGCGCTGGATCTGGGCGAAACTGTGCATCGAGGCGGCGGCGGCGACCATGGCCGCCACCAGCCACCACCAGTTGGCCGCGTACATGCTCGTCCACGCCTTGGCCAGTTGGTCCCAGCCCAGCGCGACCTCGACGGCCAGCACGATCGCGTCGATGCCCAGCACCACCCAGCGCAGCCACCAGTATTTGCCGCGCGGGGCCTCTTCCCGCCGGCCGGCGAGTTTGGGGGTCAGGGCGCCGTGCGACACGGGCTTAGCCTAACCTCGCAGGTAGCGCACAATAACCGCACGTCGCCGACCGTGTCGACCTCGTTCTGAGAGCGTGACCGGATTGTGCCGGGGTGACGGCCTGGTTATTTGCGTTTGACCGTCACCGCCCGCGGATACGCTTGCCGGATGTTGACAAGTCCCGACGACGCTGCGGTGGTGCCGCTGGTCCGGAAGACCGCCGCCTGGTCGTGGCGGTTATTGGTCATCCTGGGTGCCGCGGTGGCCCTGCTCTGGCTCGTCAAAAAGCTCGAGGTCATCGTGGTCCCGGTGTTGCT from Mycobacterium kubicae includes these protein-coding regions:
- a CDS encoding hemophore, which translates into the protein MKPRTLTMRRGLLAAAITAIGAALPGAGTAVLAAPAATGASDPCAASEVARTIGTVAKQAGDYLDSHQETNQVMTNALQQQPGPQSLGSIKNYLDANPKVASDLQGLASPLNKLGTQCKLPISLPQALGMVQAAQNGGGLPNLPALAPGATSPLPGGAPAGTAPLPGVTLPPGQSMPGAAAPVAGAPAATAPIPGAVH
- a CDS encoding lysylphosphatidylglycerol synthase transmembrane domain-containing protein, whose translation is MSHGALTPKLAGRREEAPRGKYWWLRWVVLGIDAIVLAVEVALGWDQLAKAWTSMYAANWWWLVAAMVAAAASMHSFAQIQRTLLRSAGVHVKQLRSEAAFYAANSLSTTLPGGPVLSATFLLRQQRIWGASTVVASWQLVMSGVLQAVGLALLGLGGAFFLGAKNNPFSLLFTLGGFVALLLLAQAVASRPELLEGIGCRVLSWFNSVRGKPADTGLEKWREILAQLESVSLSRRDLAVAFSWSLFNWIADVGCLACAAYAAGDHASLAGLTVAYAAARAVGTIPLMPGGLLVVEAVLVPGLVSSGMALPNAISAMLIYRLISWLFIAAIGWVVFFFVFRTEKSTAADGDDPPTDPGMRIA